A portion of the Deltaproteobacteria bacterium genome contains these proteins:
- a CDS encoding biopolymer transporter ExbD: MRFKQHRKAMLSMESVAITDIIMNMFIFFFITFSFLATFNKSNEGQVDVSLPKATSAAPLVEKKSLSVNLTKDGGLFLNETPMTAEQLKTRLQEEKTQGAEVTLVVRADKEVQHGRVVEVMDIARNEGMNKLAIGAQSR, from the coding sequence ATGCGCTTTAAGCAGCACCGGAAGGCCATGCTCAGCATGGAGTCGGTGGCGATCACCGACATCATTATGAACATGTTCATCTTCTTCTTTATCACATTTAGTTTTCTGGCGACATTCAATAAATCAAATGAGGGTCAGGTCGATGTCAGTCTTCCCAAAGCGACTTCTGCCGCTCCGTTGGTAGAAAAGAAAAGTTTGTCGGTGAACCTCACCAAAGACGGTGGCCTCTTTTTGAATGAGACTCCTATGACTGCCGAGCAGCTCAAAACGCGTTTACAAGAAGAAAAAACCCAGGGCGCAGAAGTGACCCTGGTCGTACGAGCCGACAAGGAAGTCCAGCATGGCCGTGTGGTCGAGGTCATGGACATTGCTCGTAACGAGGGCATGAATAAGCTGGCGATTGGTGCCCAGTCACGTTAG